Within Xanthomonas theicola, the genomic segment TAGCGCTGGTACAGGCCGCGCAGTTGCTCCAGGTCCTGCTCGCGCAGGCCCAGCGTGCGCGGACCGCCGGGCAAGGCCACGTCGGTCTTGATCGTGACCAGTTCGCGGTTCAGCGGCAGCCGCGCCAGCGCCGCGCGCAGGTGCTCGCCGATCTTGCCCTTGATCGCATCGGCGTTGGCCATCACTGCGTCCAGCGAGCCGTACTCGGCCAGCCACTTGGCCGCGGTCTTGGGGCCGCACTTGTCCACGCCCGGCACGTTGTCGATGGCGTCGCCCATCAGCGCCAGCAGGTCCACGATCTGGTTCGGCCACACGCCGAACTTCTCCATCACCGCCGCGTCCGAATCCATGCGGCTGCCGCTCATGGTGTTGACCAGCTGCACGCCGGGGCGCACCAGCTGGGCGAAGTCCTTGTCGCCGGTGGAGATGGTCACCTCCAGGCCGTCGCCGGCGCCCTGCAGGGCCAGCGTGCCGATCACGTCGTCGGCCTCCACGCCGCCCTCGCGCAGAATGGCGATGCCCAGCGCGTGCACGATCCGGCACATCGGCTCGACCTGCGCGCGCAGTTCGTCAGGCATCGGCGGGCGGTTGGCCTTGTACTGCGCGTACAGGTCGTCGCGGAAGGTCTTGCCCGGCGCGTCGACCACGAAGGCGACGTACTCCGGGCGCTCCTTCAGGGTGGCGCGCAGCATGTTGACCACGCCGAACAGCGCGCCGGTGGACTCGCCGGCGGCGTTGGTCAGCGGAGGGAGCGCGTGGAACGCGCGGTACAGGTAACTGGACCCGTCGATCAGGACTAATCGGCTCATTGGCCGATTCTACGCTGCCGTCCTTCGCGCGCCGAACGCGGGCGTGCGGCGCATAATCCGTGGCGACGATGTTGACCGAGGAGAACGTTGCGATGAAAGCCCTGATGCTGGTTCCGCTGTTGCTGCTGGCCGGTTGCGCCTCGACCGGCCTCGGCCCGGACGGCGCGCCGATGGACATGCGCGGCGCGGACGTGATCCAGCGCAAGATGGACAACGGCGACACCGTGGACGAGTACCGGGTGTCCGGCCAGTTGCGCATGGTCAAGGTGACCCCGGCCAACGCCCCGGCCTATTACCTGTACGACCAGAATGGCGACGGCCACCTAGACGGCAACAAGGACAACGTGTCGCCGGTGTACTGGAAGCTGTACGGCTGGTGAGGCGGCGATCGCGGTCCTGGGATCGGCGATCGCGGTCTGCGCCAGCGCCCCCTCGCTGACACGGCATCCGCCGCGGCCGGCGAAGCCAGGAACTTTCCGATGTCGCCGGCCGCCGCCGTGCCTACGCGTGCACGCCGCGACGCCGGCCATGCGCCGCGGTTCACCGGACCTGCCCGGAGCCGCTCCCGGGCAGGTCCAGTCCGTGCCGTCGCGCCTGCCGCCGCCGCGTGCGCAGTCCCGACACACCGCTCCCCTGGGAAACCCCGTCTCAGCGGATCACCAGCACCGGCACCTGGCTGCGCGCCAGCACCTCGGCCGTCTGGCTGCCGAGCAACACCCGGCTCATGCCGCGGCGCCCGTGCGAGGTCATCACGATCAGATCGCTGCGGCGCGAGGTCGCGATGTCGTTGATGCCCTCGGCCGCGTAGCGATCCAGCACATGGCAGCCATGCGCGACCACGCCGGCCGCCGCCGCCGCCGCGAGCGCCGGCGCCAGCACCTTCTGCGCCGCCTCTTCGCGGTCCTGCCGGTACTCGGGCGTGGCCTCGTAGCCCACGCTCCAGCCCATCGCGTCGTACATGCCCATTGCCCAGGGCTCGGACACCGTGACGATGTCCACTTCCGCGCCAAGCCTGGCGGCCAGCGCCAAGCCTTGCTGCACGCCCTTGTCAGACAGCTCGGAACCATCGGTCGCAATCAGGATGCGCTGATACATCGGCTTACTCCGGTAACGCCGCCCGCGGCGGCACGGGCACCATTGCATACCCGGCGTGGACGTCGTGCCTTGACCGGGATCAAATCCCGGAGGATTGCGCCGCTAGCGGCCGCGCCGGATTGCCGGCCACGCGCGTGCCGGCGGCCACGTCGCGGGCGGCCACGCTGCCGGCGCCGATCACCGCATCGTCGCCGGGCGACCCCGGGGCAGCACGACCGCCCCGCTGCCGATCCACGCATTGCGGCCGATCGTCAGCGGCCGGCCGAATTGGAGCCCGGCCGCGCGCTGCGCCGCGTCGCGCGGACGATCGGCCGCATACAGCTGCACCACCGGCCCGATCTGCATGCCGACGCCGATCCGCACCGGCGCCACGTCCAGGATCTCGCAACTGATGTTGAGCAACACCTCCTCGCCCAGGTGGATGTTGTAGCCGTAGTCGCAATGGAACGGCGGCCGCACCACCGCCCCGCGGCCGGCCATGCCCAACCGCTCGCCCGGTAACGCGTGCCTCCGCGCCGGTGATTCGGCCAGTGCCGCGTTGTAACGCACCATCCATGCCTTGGCAGCGGGCTGATCGGCCTGCAGTTGCGCGTCGCCGGGGCGATACGCCGGCAAGCATCTTGCCCTTCTCGCTGCGCATCGCGCCCTCGCAAACGGTATCGAAGGTGGCGATCATCGCATCGACCACGGCATCCATCTGAATGCTTTACGGCGTGGGCAATACGGACAACGACCCGCATGTGCCGCCGTTCACGCCGTCGTGCACGCGGATGAGTCGACGCTCTCCATAAGAACCTGTTCACGATCTTTCCCGGGTAGTGCAAACTCTGCGGACGCGAACAAAGACGTATCCGAGTGCCATGAGCCGGGAGCGGTTCGAGCAGATCCGCCCCATTCTGGAGCAGGCGCGCAAGCGTACCAAGCCACGGATCGTGGATCTGTAGGACGTGTGGTGCGCGGTGCTGTACCTGCTGCGCACCGGCTGTCAGTGGCGAGCGCTGCCCAGCGACTTCCCGAAGTGGCGCACCGTGCACTGCTACTTTGCCAAGTGGAGCGAACCAGACGATGAAGGAGTGAGCCTGCTGGAGCGGGCGCTCAAAAAATCAGGTTGGCGCGGCCCGCCAGAGACAGGGGCGCAACGCTTGCAGCACGTTCTTGATCGTGGACGCACAGAGCGTGAAGAACACGGACACGGCCGGCCAGAAGGGTTATGACGCGGGCAAGAAGGTCTCGGGGATCAAGCGTCGCATCGCCGTCGATACCCAAGGCCTGCCGCATGCGGTCGCGGTGACGACGGCGGAAGTGACCGACCGCAAAGGCGCGCTCCAATCCCTGGATCGTTGCAAGCCGAACCTGGGACACGTGCAAAGCCTGTTGTGCGATAGCGGCTATACCGCAGAACCGTTCGCCGAAGGCGTACGAGAGATCCTGGGCAAGCAAGTCACGGTGCAGATCGCCAAACGCAGCGAACTGCACACCTTCAAGGTCATGCCCAAGCGCTGGAGCGTCGAACGCAGCTTTGCGTGGCTGGAAAAGAACCGAAGGCTATGGAAGAACTGCGAGCGCAAGCTCAACACCAGCTTGCAGTTCATCCACCTGGCATGCCTGACACTACTACTACTCAAAAGATCGTGAACAGGTTCTTACAGTGCACCGGTCCGTTCGCGGCGCGCCCCTGTAGGAGCGGTTTCAATCGCGACGAACGCAGCCGCCAATTGTCCGGCTTCGGCGCCCGGTCAGGGCCGAAGCCCCTCCTACAGCGCACCGGCCGATGCGACGAGCGCGCTGCGCATCGGCCGCGACGCGGAGCGCGACCTGCCGCGATCCAAGCCGCGATGGCTGCGTCGCCGGCCGTGCGGTACAGCGGGATTCACGCCGCCTGCAGCGCCCGCTGCGCGTCCTGCCCGGCTTCGCAATGCACGTACAGCACCGGCATGCCGTGCGCTTCCAGCACCGCGGCCAGTTGCCGCTGCCGCGCCAGATAATGTTCGTAGATCCGCTGCAGACGGTCGCAGTCCTTCCGGTCGTGGGCGTAGTGCGCGCACCAGCCGGCCGGGTCGAACAACGCCATGCGCACCTCGCCGCCACGGTAGCGCAGCAGCGGCTCGGGCGGGCTGGCCAGCCACTCTTCCTCGTCCGGTGCCAGCAGCGCGGTCTCGATCAGCGGCCACAGCGGCGCCAGCCCCTGATTGTCGTACTGCATCGACATCATCGCCGCCAGGTCGTTGGCCGTCAGGTAGCGCGCATGCTCGATCTGCGCGGCGAACGCCTGCTGCACCAGCAGCGCGGTATCCGGCTGCGCCATGCCTTGCGCCAGCAGCACGTCCTCCAGCGCCTCGGCGACCGGCGCCAGCGTCTGCGCCGGTCCGCTGAGCAGGAACGGCACCACCCGCAGCGCGCCGCCGAGCAGCGCGGCGTCGGCCTGGAACGGCAGCGGTACGCTGCCATCGGCATCGGCGCCGAACGCCAGCAGGCGCGGGCCGGCCTTGCGGCCGGGTGCGCGCGCGCTCAGTTCATCCAGGCGCCGGTGCATCGGCCAGCCCGTGCGCAGCACCTCGGCCGGGTCGAAATGCGCGCCGGCCAGGCTCAGTTCCAGTTCGCGCACCGCCGGCACCAGCTGCGCCAGGTCGCGGCCGACCTTTTCGGCCAGTTCCGCGGCCACGGCGTGCGGCAGCGCCGCATGCGCCGGGGCGCGCCCGGCAGACAGTTCCAGGGCGATCACGCCGCGGGCATTCATGTTGGCGATGGCTTGGCTCATGGCTTGGCGGTTGGCCCGTCGCGGGCGCAAAGCTACACTCGCTTCATTATGCCTGCGCTAACGTACAGGCCATGTCCCCGACTCCCCTCGCGCGAGGTAATCCCATGCCAGCAGCCCGTCCCGTCGCCATTCTTGGCGGCGTCCGCATTCCGTTTTGCCGCCAGAACACGGCGTATGCGGATGTCGGGAATCTTGGCATGTCGGTGCGCACGCTGGGCGCGCTGGTTGAACGCTACGGCCTGCACGGCCAGCAGCTGGGCGAGGTGGCGATGGGGGCGGTGATCAAGCACTCCAGCGACTGGAACCTGGGCCGCGAGGCGGCGCTGTCGTCGGGGCTGTCGGCGCTGACCCCGGGCATCACCCTGCAGCGCGCCTGCGGCACCAGCCTGGACAGCATCGTCACCGTGGCCAACAAGATCGCGCTGGGGCAGATCGCGTCGGGCATCGGCGGCGGTTCTGACACCACTTCCGAGGTGCCGATCGTCTACGCCAAGAAGTTGCGCGCGCGGCTGCTGGCCGCCAATCGTGCCAAGACCACCGGCGTCAAGGTCCGCGCGCTGGCCCGCGGCTTCAAGTTCGCCGAGCTCAAGCCGGAGTTCCCCGGCGTGGCCGAGCCGCGCACCGGCAAGAGCATGGGCGACCATTGCGAGGACATGGCCAAGCAGTGGAACATCTCGCGCGACTCGCAGGATGCCTGGGCGGTGTCCTCTCACAAAAAGCTGGCCGCGGCCTACGAGCGCGGCTTCTTCGCCAACCTGATCGCGCCGTTCCGCGGCGTGGAGCGCGACAACATCCTGCGTGCCGACACCTCGCTGGAGAAGCTCGCCACGCTGAAGCCGGCGTTCGACAAGGTCAGCGGCCGCGGCACCCTGACCGCGGCCAATTCCACCCCGCTGACCGACGGCGCGGCGGCGGTGCTGCTGGCCTCGGAGGAATGGGCGCAGGCGCATGGACATGTGCCGATGGCCTACCTGCGCGACGCGCAGGTCGCCGCGGTGGACTTCGTGCACGGCGAGGGCCTGTTGATGGCCCCGACCATCGCCGTGCCGGACATGCTCAAGCGCCACGGCTTGAACCTGCAGGATTTCGACATCTACGAAATCCACGAGGCTTTCGCCGCGCAGGTGCTGTGCACGCTGCGCGCCTGGGAGAGCGAGGACTACTGCCGGACCCGGCTGGGCCTGGATGCGCCGCTGGGGCAGATCGACCCGGCCAAGATCAATCCGCTGGGTTCGTCGCTGGCCACCGGCCACCCGTTCGCCGCGACCGGCGCACGCATCGTCGCCACCGTGGCCAAGCAACTGGTGGAGCGCGGCGGCGGCCGCGCGCTGATCTCGATCTGCACCGCCGGCGGCATGGGCGTGGTGGCGATCGTCGAGCGCTAGCCGCGAGCGCACCCCGCCGCGCCACTGCCGGCGGCGCCATCGGCGGTGGCCGGGGCGCGGTTGCGCGCCTTGCCGGCGGCCTCACTCGTGCAGGCGCGGGAACCCGTGATCGTCGCGGCGCTCGGCGCCGGCCGGATCGGGATCCGGCAGGAACATGGGCGCGCCAGGGTCGGTCAGCGGCGGCACGGCCTCGCCGCGCTGCGCGCGCAAGGCGTTGGCGTAGCAGCGTTGCGCCATGAGCGCGTCGCCGGTCTCGGCATAGCCGTCGCCGAACGCCTCCCAGGCCTCGGCGCCGGCACCCAGCGCCAGCGCACGCTGCAGGAACTCCTCCGACTGCGGCCACTGCTGCTGTTGGCGGGCCAGGCGCGCCAGGGTCAGCAGCAGGCCCGGGCTGTCCGGATGGCTCTGCAGCCAGCGCTGCGCGCTGGCGCGGCGCGCGTCGTACTTCTCCACCGGCAGGCGCCCGTACAGCGCCGCCAGGCCCTCGTCCCAGCGCGTCTCCAGCGCCTGTTCGACGCTGCGCAACGCCGCATCGTCCCAGTGCAGGGCGGCGGCGCGGACCGCATAAGCCTCGACCACGGGCGGCTCGCTGCGCAGCGACTTTGGCAGGATTTCCCAGCGTTCGGCCAGCGCGTTGGCATCGGTCGCCTGCTGCAGCGCCGCCGCCGCCAGGCGCGATTCCAGCGCGCCGATCGCATCCAGCGGCAAGGCCTGCTGCTGGCGGATCGCGCCGAGCTGCCCATAGGCCTCGCCGGCGCGACCGATGCTGGCCAGTGCCTCGGTG encodes:
- a CDS encoding universal stress protein — encoded protein: MYQRILIATDGSELSDKGVQQGLALAARLGAEVDIVTVSEPWAMGMYDAMGWSVGYEATPEYRQDREEAAQKVLAPALAAAAAAGVVAHGCHVLDRYAAEGINDIATSRRSDLIVMTSHGRRGMSRVLLGSQTAEVLARSQVPVLVIR
- a CDS encoding DUF2782 domain-containing protein; translated protein: MKALMLVPLLLLAGCASTGLGPDGAPMDMRGADVIQRKMDNGDTVDEYRVSGQLRMVKVTPANAPAYYLYDQNGDGHLDGNKDNVSPVYWKLYGW
- a CDS encoding heme biosynthesis HemY N-terminal domain-containing protein, encoding MKPLRSVIVLLVVIALGVIGAQWLAQDNLRDLGEVIVRTGGNDYISPLPQALLLLVIAFLALWLLWNLLSFPFRAWGRHRRMQSRVRLSDGLGALHNGQWTRAEKQLNAAAEDPEVSAIALVAAVRVADARADAQAADRYLQRLAERDAGVHALLQAERHLARHHPVEAINALDVAAAQPLPPRGLLLRTEALASIGRAGEAYGQLGAIRQQQALPLDAIGALESRLAAAALQQATDANALAERWEILPKSLRSEPPVVEAYAVRAAALHWDDAALRSVEQALETRWDEGLAALYGRLPVEKYDARRASAQRWLQSHPDSPGLLLTLARLARQQQQWPQSEEFLQRALALGAGAEAWEAFGDGYAETGDALMAQRCYANALRAQRGEAVPPLTDPGAPMFLPDPDPAGAERRDDHGFPRLHE
- a CDS encoding acetyl-CoA C-acetyltransferase; translation: MPAARPVAILGGVRIPFCRQNTAYADVGNLGMSVRTLGALVERYGLHGQQLGEVAMGAVIKHSSDWNLGREAALSSGLSALTPGITLQRACGTSLDSIVTVANKIALGQIASGIGGGSDTTSEVPIVYAKKLRARLLAANRAKTTGVKVRALARGFKFAELKPEFPGVAEPRTGKSMGDHCEDMAKQWNISRDSQDAWAVSSHKKLAAAYERGFFANLIAPFRGVERDNILRADTSLEKLATLKPAFDKVSGRGTLTAANSTPLTDGAAAVLLASEEWAQAHGHVPMAYLRDAQVAAVDFVHGEGLLMAPTIAVPDMLKRHGLNLQDFDIYEIHEAFAAQVLCTLRAWESEDYCRTRLGLDAPLGQIDPAKINPLGSSLATGHPFAATGARIVATVAKQLVERGGGRALISICTAGGMGVVAIVER